A window of the Eleutherodactylus coqui strain aEleCoq1 chromosome 8, aEleCoq1.hap1, whole genome shotgun sequence genome harbors these coding sequences:
- the DCTPP1 gene encoding dCTP pyrophosphatase 1 — protein MSDSPAEFCFSDSPSMEEIRRLQSRFTAERDWNKFHQPRSLLLALVGEVGELAELFQWKGEVLEGLPDWTPSQKESVQHELSDVLIYLLELAEKCHVDLPRAVLAKMELNAKKYPIERVQGSAKKYTEYSEEDQTDGAVA, from the exons ATGAGTGACTCCCCAGCAGAATTCTGCTTCAGCGACTCCCCAAGCATGGAGGAGAT ACGGCGCCTGCAGTCCCGCTTCACCGCTGAGAGAGACTGGAACAAGTTTCATCAACCGAGGAGCCTGCTGCTGGCGCTGGTGGGAGAAGTCGGGGAGCTGGCGGAGCTTTT CCAGTGGAAGGGTGAGGTGCTGGAAGGTCTCCCTGACTGGACGCCATCTCAGAAGGAGTCTGTCCAGCACGAGCTGAGTGACGTCCTCATTTACCTCCTGGAACTAGCAGAGAAGTGCCATGTGGATCTCCCCCGTGCCGTACTTGCCAAGATGGAGTTAAATGCCAAGAAATATCCAATTGAGCGGGTACAGGGCAGTGCCAAGAAGTATACGGAGTACAGTGAAGAGGACCAGACAGACGGTGCGGTGGCTTAG